A region of Candidatus Cloacimonadota bacterium DNA encodes the following proteins:
- a CDS encoding transposase — protein sequence MHSYLAAIINRTGGKAIKVGGTQDHIHILCLLPKNLSPGEFMAKIKANSSKWIREKHFPDFHWQDGYGLFSVSKSDLNKVKDYIENQLEHHYNLSAWEEFDRLLARHQEE from the coding sequence ATGCACTCCTACCTGGCCGCGATCATCAACCGAACAGGCGGCAAGGCGATCAAGGTGGGCGGAACCCAAGACCACATTCACATCCTCTGTTTATTGCCTAAAAATCTCTCACCCGGCGAATTCATGGCCAAGATCAAGGCGAATTCCAGCAAATGGATCCGCGAAAAACATTTTCCAGACTTCCATTGGCAGGATGGTTACGGGTTGTTTTCGGTGAGTAAATCCGACCTGAACAAGGTGAAGGATTACATCGAAAACCAATTGGAACACCATTACAACCTGAGCGCCTGGGAGGAATTTGACAGACTTCTGGCACGACACCAGGAGGAGTGA
- a CDS encoding NusG domain II-containing protein — translation MFRRLREHMSLADFLLILAVVAAIIASGFMFLRKDEQRYVHIYKDNLAVGVYPLDKDRVIRIDTHNTVEIRNGKVRMLAADCPDKRCVKQGAGDVLPIVCLPNRVVVEIRSSNAERGLIVQ, via the coding sequence ATGTTCCGCCGGCTGCGCGAGCACATGAGCCTCGCGGATTTTTTACTGATCCTGGCTGTGGTCGCGGCCATCATCGCCAGCGGCTTCATGTTCCTCAGAAAAGACGAACAGCGCTATGTGCATATCTACAAGGACAACCTGGCCGTGGGCGTCTATCCTCTGGACAAAGACCGGGTGATCCGTATCGACACGCACAACACGGTGGAGATCAGAAACGGCAAAGTGCGAATGCTGGCTGCCGACTGTCCGGACAAGCGTTGCGTGAAACAGGGCGCCGGCGACGTGCTGCCGATAGTGTGCCTGCCCAACCGGGTGGTGGTGGAGATCCGTTCCAGCAACGCCGAGCGGGGACTGATAGTCCAGTGA
- a CDS encoding DUF1732 domain-containing protein: MKSMTGYGVAKAHANDIDLEFELKSINGRYLDLRLYLPREISFFEYALRQRISASLSRGTVEVRASFTDHREPRIKLNKTKLEKYHAIVTEAASALGLAGNVSLEFLLNEPGIIENANNLDEDAILNDMLHKTLNEALVNLVSSLSAEAGNIRQVLSTSCARMLGVLAEIEVEIQPYKKELFEGMKTRTAELLNSFGKDNLEQRLFQELAIYIDKYDIHEELSRLRSHISTLLSNLEKSEDNGKTLNFILQEMQREANTLGSKFSTAKTYPHILILKEEVEKCREIVQNVA, translated from the coding sequence ATGAAAAGCATGACCGGCTACGGAGTGGCCAAAGCTCACGCCAACGACATCGACCTGGAATTTGAACTGAAATCGATCAACGGCAGATATCTGGACCTGCGACTCTATCTGCCGCGGGAGATCAGTTTTTTTGAATACGCCCTCCGTCAGCGCATCTCCGCCTCCCTCAGCCGGGGCACGGTGGAAGTGCGGGCCAGCTTCACCGATCACCGAGAACCTCGGATCAAGCTGAACAAGACCAAGCTGGAGAAGTATCACGCGATCGTGACCGAAGCGGCCTCGGCCTTGGGCCTGGCCGGCAACGTCTCCTTGGAGTTTCTGCTCAACGAGCCCGGGATCATCGAAAACGCCAACAACTTGGATGAGGACGCCATCCTTAACGATATGCTGCACAAGACCTTGAACGAAGCTCTGGTTAACTTGGTGAGTTCGCTTTCCGCCGAAGCCGGCAACATCCGCCAGGTGCTGAGCACTTCCTGCGCGCGCATGCTGGGAGTTCTGGCCGAGATCGAAGTGGAGATCCAACCATACAAGAAAGAGCTGTTCGAGGGCATGAAGACCCGCACGGCAGAACTGCTGAACTCCTTTGGCAAAGACAATCTGGAGCAGCGCCTGTTCCAGGAACTGGCCATCTACATCGATAAATACGACATCCACGAGGAATTGTCCCGATTGCGCAGCCATATCTCCACCCTGCTGAGCAACTTGGAAAAAAGCGAAGACAACGGCAAGACCCTCAATTTCATCCTGCAGGAGATGCAGCGCGAGGCCAACACCCTGGGCTCAAAGTTTTCCACAGCCAAAACTTACCCCCACATCCTCATCCTGAAGGAAGAGGTGGAAAAATGCCGGGAGATAGTGCAGAATGTCGCCTGA
- a CDS encoding DUF192 domain-containing protein translates to MKLRKLSLLALSALLSLALGACKPKSEEPMPASMPGTEFRRDATLTVTAPDGSLKATFEVEIAATQQAIIQGLMYREEMAPNRGMLFDPDRLSDTYFWMKNTYIPLDIIFIDADQHVLNIARDTVPFSTEQIPPDGVYRYVLEINAGLAQQHHIAIGDKIEWTTE, encoded by the coding sequence ATGAAGCTGAGAAAACTCTCTCTGCTTGCTTTATCCGCGCTGCTCAGCCTGGCCCTGGGCGCTTGCAAGCCCAAAAGTGAGGAACCCATGCCCGCATCCATGCCCGGAACAGAATTCCGCCGTGACGCCACCCTCACCGTCACCGCCCCGGACGGCAGCCTGAAGGCCACTTTTGAAGTGGAGATCGCCGCCACGCAGCAGGCCATCATCCAGGGCCTGATGTATCGCGAGGAGATGGCCCCCAACCGCGGCATGCTCTTCGATCCCGACAGGCTTTCAGACACCTATTTCTGGATGAAGAACACCTACATCCCCCTGGATATCATTTTCATTGACGCGGATCAGCACGTGCTGAACATCGCGCGCGACACGGTGCCTTTCAGCACCGAACAGATCCCGCCGGACGGCGTTTACAGATATGTTCTGGAGATCAATGCCGGCCTCGCCCAACAACACCACATCGCCATCGGAGACAAGATCGAATGGACAACAGAATAG
- the miaB gene encoding tRNA (N6-isopentenyl adenosine(37)-C2)-methylthiotransferase MiaB, whose product MKFYIETYGCQMNVSDSELVGSILLGAGWEPAPSIDAADLILFNTCSVRKHAEDRVLGRISNERHRKQLKPALKIAVIGCMAQRMGKRLLDSDIGVDYVVGVDRYLELPALLDQPGGQDTDFDFQQFYPGLRPLHGNKTCAFVTIMRGCDNFCSYCIVPHVRGRERSVDFRQILSEVRACGDNGLKDVTLLGQNVNSYRWGGYDFPRLLRELNQVDSIQRLRFVTSHPKDLSDGLIEAMAAGGKICEHLHLPLQSGNNGVLKAMNRKYTIEVYLRLVQKLRAAMPEISLTTDLIAGFPGESEADFSDTLQVMREVRYDHAFCFKYSEREGTSACGLPHQVPEAERLRRLQEMIELQRGITLAKFSAQTGKDVEVYVESLSRKSQQMVSGKTRDYKIAVLSGDATDIGKLKTARVMKATAGTLICA is encoded by the coding sequence ATGAAGTTTTACATCGAAACCTACGGCTGCCAGATGAACGTCTCGGACAGCGAACTGGTTGGCTCCATCCTCCTCGGCGCCGGCTGGGAACCCGCGCCCTCAATCGACGCGGCCGACCTCATCCTCTTCAACACCTGCTCCGTGCGCAAACACGCTGAGGATCGGGTGTTGGGGCGCATTTCCAACGAACGTCACCGCAAACAGCTGAAACCCGCGCTAAAGATCGCCGTGATCGGCTGCATGGCCCAAAGAATGGGGAAGAGGCTGCTGGACAGCGACATCGGCGTGGACTACGTGGTGGGGGTGGACCGGTATCTGGAACTCCCAGCCCTGCTTGATCAGCCAGGCGGCCAGGATACGGATTTCGACTTTCAACAGTTCTATCCAGGCTTGCGGCCCCTGCATGGCAACAAAACCTGCGCCTTCGTGACCATCATGCGCGGCTGTGACAATTTCTGTTCCTACTGCATCGTGCCCCACGTGCGGGGACGGGAGCGCAGCGTGGATTTCCGCCAGATCCTCTCCGAGGTGCGCGCCTGTGGCGACAACGGATTGAAAGATGTCACTTTACTGGGGCAAAATGTCAATTCATACCGCTGGGGCGGCTACGATTTTCCCCGCCTGCTGCGGGAACTGAACCAGGTGGATTCCATTCAACGGCTGCGTTTCGTAACTTCCCATCCCAAAGACCTTTCGGACGGACTGATCGAAGCGATGGCCGCCGGCGGCAAGATCTGCGAACATCTCCATCTGCCTTTGCAGAGCGGCAACAACGGGGTTCTGAAGGCCATGAACCGCAAATACACGATCGAAGTTTACCTGCGCCTGGTGCAAAAGCTAAGGGCGGCCATGCCGGAAATATCCCTGACCACCGATCTCATAGCCGGTTTCCCCGGTGAAAGCGAGGCGGATTTCTCGGATACCCTGCAGGTGATGCGCGAGGTCCGCTACGACCACGCTTTTTGCTTTAAATACAGCGAACGCGAGGGCACATCGGCCTGCGGCCTGCCGCACCAAGTGCCGGAAGCGGAACGCCTGCGCCGTTTGCAGGAGATGATCGAACTCCAGCGCGGGATCACCTTGGCAAAGTTCTCCGCCCAGACCGGCAAGGATGTTGAGGTCTATGTGGAAAGCCTGAGCAGAAAATCCCAGCAAATGGTTTCCGGGAAGACCCGTGATTACAAGATCGCCGTGTTGAGCGGCGACGCCACCGACATCGGCAAACTTAAGACCGCCCGGGTGATGAAAGCGACGGCCGGGACCCTGATCTGCGCATGA
- a CDS encoding divergent polysaccharide deacetylase family protein, with product MRTLILLLSLLALSLVFSCDREEGSDPEQSIVLKRGTPRDRQEEEIEIGDLSSEDSLKTAKKTEEKEEKPAKKDGISSPLAKFEYNWSDASGIPDIVIVVDDFGNSAALLEDYAQLPSEVVFAVLPDLSATQRSGQVASQNGHEVIIHVPMQAEGGGNPGKRYIKTTSTSEEIAELITAFKSQLPMAIGANNHMGSAVTANRDVLETVLRELHSHKLFFLDSYTSGSSKGPSLARTLGYPALKRDMFLDVPDSSDATLAAKINSLSKFKGRREPIVIITHCHNREKLAALQKFITQIKGMGLKLTTLSRARNIAA from the coding sequence GTGAGAACACTGATATTGCTGCTCAGCCTGCTGGCGCTGAGCCTGGTTTTTTCCTGCGACAGGGAAGAGGGCTCCGACCCCGAACAAAGCATTGTGCTGAAAAGGGGCACGCCCCGCGACAGGCAGGAAGAAGAGATTGAGATCGGAGACCTAAGCTCCGAGGACAGCCTGAAAACCGCGAAGAAAACTGAAGAGAAAGAGGAAAAGCCGGCCAAAAAGGATGGCATTTCCTCGCCTTTGGCGAAATTTGAATACAACTGGTCTGATGCCTCCGGGATTCCGGACATCGTGATCGTGGTGGACGATTTTGGCAACAGCGCCGCCTTGCTCGAAGACTATGCCCAGTTGCCTTCCGAAGTGGTTTTCGCCGTGCTGCCCGATCTTTCCGCCACCCAGAGGTCCGGCCAGGTGGCCTCCCAAAACGGCCACGAAGTGATCATTCACGTGCCGATGCAGGCCGAGGGCGGCGGCAATCCCGGCAAGCGATACATCAAAACCACCTCCACCAGCGAGGAGATTGCGGAGCTGATCACCGCCTTCAAGAGCCAACTGCCCATGGCCATCGGGGCCAACAATCACATGGGCAGCGCCGTGACCGCCAACCGCGACGTGCTCGAAACCGTGCTGAGGGAACTGCACTCCCACAAGCTCTTTTTCCTGGACAGCTACACCTCCGGCTCCAGCAAAGGCCCCTCCCTGGCCCGCACCCTGGGCTATCCCGCCCTCAAGCGCGACATGTTTCTGGACGTGCCGGACAGTTCCGACGCCACCCTGGCCGCCAAGATCAATTCCCTGAGCAAATTCAAGGGACGCCGCGAACCCATCGTGATCATCACCCACTGCCACAACAGGGAAAAACTGGCCGCCCTACAGAAATTCATCACCCAAATCAAGGGCATGGGCCTCAAGCTCACCACCCTCTCCCGGGCCAGGAACATCGCCGCCTGA
- a CDS encoding TfoX/Sxy family protein: MGSKQEIADYIVGQISSAGEVFARKMFGEYGLYCDAKMIALIADDQLFIKPTDAGRAFIGDVEEAAPYPGAKLWLLIPEERWEDASWLTELAKLTGAALPPPKPKPAKKPKP; the protein is encoded by the coding sequence ATGGGCAGCAAACAGGAAATAGCAGACTACATCGTCGGCCAGATCAGCTCTGCTGGCGAAGTGTTCGCCAGGAAAATGTTCGGTGAGTATGGGCTCTATTGCGACGCCAAAATGATCGCCCTGATCGCTGATGACCAGCTTTTCATCAAGCCCACCGATGCCGGCAGGGCCTTCATCGGAGATGTGGAGGAAGCCGCTCCCTATCCCGGGGCGAAACTCTGGCTGCTGATCCCGGAGGAACGCTGGGAAGACGCTTCCTGGCTGACTGAATTGGCGAAACTCACTGGGGCAGCTTTGCCCCCACCCAAACCCAAGCCGGCCAAAAAACCCAAACCATGA
- a CDS encoding formylglycine-generating enzyme family protein: MKWSILVAALLLIFAAGPGLSASGNDLQLVEAVEDLSISTNGSDVTLSWSPVAEATEYKVYSSVSAEGEFSEDANGVFSGASWTALASGSRRFYQVTALIDVAPEGFAFVEGGTINPPDGHYTGGLSVGSFHIGKYEVTNFEWNAVMGYGEPDTYPHGDTWCYIIVYCNQRSIQEGLSPCYSHTTYGTDPDDWPPWFLIYGQDHNISCDWSATGYRLPSDAEWEFAARGGLNTNGCTYSGSNDLNEVGWYVENSGFAVHQVGQLAPNELGAFDMSGNFWEWCWDEFGTNARVIRGGYFGNSHTSCAVSFRSGAGPGKYGNIGFRVCRTSP; this comes from the coding sequence ATGAAATGGAGCATACTGGTCGCCGCGCTGCTGTTGATATTCGCAGCCGGTCCGGGGCTGAGCGCCAGCGGTAATGATCTACAGCTGGTCGAGGCCGTGGAGGATCTGAGCATTTCCACAAACGGAAGCGATGTGACCCTAAGCTGGAGCCCGGTTGCTGAGGCCACAGAATACAAGGTTTATTCGTCCGTCTCCGCGGAGGGGGAGTTTTCGGAAGACGCGAACGGGGTTTTCTCCGGCGCCAGCTGGACCGCTCTGGCATCTGGATCCCGCCGCTTTTATCAGGTGACGGCCCTGATTGATGTCGCACCAGAAGGATTCGCTTTTGTGGAAGGCGGCACCATCAATCCTCCTGATGGCCATTACACCGGCGGCTTGAGCGTGGGAAGTTTTCATATCGGCAAATATGAAGTCACCAACTTTGAATGGAACGCGGTGATGGGCTACGGTGAACCTGACACCTATCCCCATGGCGATACCTGGTGCTACATCATTGTATATTGCAACCAGAGAAGCATACAGGAGGGCCTGTCCCCATGTTATTCACACACCACCTATGGCACTGATCCCGATGACTGGCCTCCTTGGTTCTTGATCTATGGACAGGACCACAATATTAGCTGTGACTGGTCTGCCACAGGTTACAGGCTGCCCAGCGACGCGGAATGGGAATTCGCGGCCCGGGGCGGTTTGAACACCAATGGCTGCACGTACAGCGGCAGCAACGATCTGAACGAGGTAGGCTGGTATGTTGAAAACAGCGGATTTGCTGTTCATCAAGTGGGGCAGCTCGCGCCCAACGAACTGGGGGCCTTTGACATGAGCGGCAACTTTTGGGAATGGTGCTGGGATGAATTTGGAACCAATGCCCGCGTGATCCGCGGCGGTTATTTTGGCAACAGCCACACCTCCTGCGCCGTCTCGTTCCGCTCCGGCGCTGGTCCTGGAAAATACGGCAACATTGGCTTCCGCGTCTGCAGGACTTCCCCCTGA
- the amrS gene encoding AmmeMemoRadiSam system radical SAM enzyme: protein MRETNERECMHYQTLEGQAVRCLLCPHHCRLEAGQRGLCRGRANIDGKLMAINYARSIGVALDPIEKKPLYHFRPGSRVISLGPNSCNLSCFFCQNSNSSQEECLTRRMSPEELRDLVQRESGEEARQVAFTYTEPLTWYEYIYDFAQLAREVDIVLVTNAFIDPEPLDELLPYVKAMNIDLKSMRTEFYQKHCGATLEPVLRNIRSVFEAGVHLELTNLLIPGLNDSEAEIKELVEFVSGLGKEIPLHFSAYHPAFRAIIPATPENTVLQACRIASRKLDHVYAGNIRSAEFQATLCPNCSSEVISARRQPLALTAEGCCSHCSQPIHGVF from the coding sequence ATGAGAGAGACAAACGAACGCGAGTGCATGCATTACCAAACCCTGGAGGGTCAGGCGGTACGCTGTCTGCTTTGCCCGCACCACTGCCGTTTGGAGGCGGGGCAGAGGGGCCTCTGCCGGGGACGGGCCAACATCGACGGGAAGCTGATGGCGATAAACTACGCCCGCAGCATCGGGGTGGCGCTGGATCCCATCGAGAAAAAGCCTCTTTACCATTTCCGGCCAGGATCACGCGTCATCTCTTTGGGCCCCAATTCCTGCAACTTGAGCTGTTTTTTCTGCCAGAACTCCAACAGCAGCCAGGAAGAATGCCTCACCCGCCGGATGAGCCCGGAGGAGTTGCGCGACTTGGTACAGAGGGAGAGTGGGGAAGAGGCGCGGCAAGTGGCTTTCACCTACACCGAACCGCTCACCTGGTACGAATACATTTACGACTTCGCCCAGCTGGCCCGTGAGGTGGACATCGTGCTGGTGACCAACGCTTTCATCGATCCGGAACCCCTGGATGAGCTTTTACCATACGTCAAGGCGATGAACATAGACCTTAAATCGATGCGAACGGAGTTTTACCAAAAGCATTGCGGCGCCACGCTGGAACCCGTTCTGAGAAACATCAGGAGCGTGTTTGAAGCGGGCGTGCATCTGGAGCTGACCAATCTGCTAATCCCCGGGCTTAACGATTCCGAAGCGGAGATCAAGGAACTGGTGGAGTTCGTGTCCGGGCTTGGCAAAGAGATCCCGCTGCACTTTTCAGCCTATCACCCTGCTTTCCGAGCAATTATCCCGGCCACCCCGGAAAACACGGTCCTGCAGGCTTGCCGGATCGCCTCACGCAAGCTGGACCACGTTTACGCCGGCAACATCCGTTCCGCGGAATTCCAGGCCACCCTCTGTCCAAACTGCTCATCGGAAGTGATCTCCGCGCGCAGGCAGCCGCTGGCCTTGACGGCTGAAGGCTGCTGTTCCCACTGTTCCCAGCCTATCCACGGGGTGTTTTGA
- a CDS encoding DNA-3-methyladenine glycosylase I, producing MTAKQRCPWPGADARMLRYHDEEWGVPLHDDRKLFEFLVLDAFQAGLSWSCVLHKRENFRAAFAGFEPRLIAAFEEAKINSLLADPGIIRNRLKVLATISNARAFLAVQEEFGSFDPYIWQFTQGKTLANAWTEESRIPVRSAESDAMSKDLKSRGFKFVGSTICYAFMQAAGMVNDHLVSCYRHREVQLIH from the coding sequence ATGACAGCCAAACAGCGCTGCCCCTGGCCCGGCGCGGATGCCCGGATGCTGCGCTACCACGACGAGGAGTGGGGCGTTCCCCTCCATGACGACCGCAAGCTCTTTGAATTCCTGGTTCTGGACGCCTTTCAGGCCGGCCTCAGCTGGTCCTGCGTGTTGCACAAACGGGAGAATTTCCGCGCCGCTTTCGCTGGTTTCGAGCCCCGGCTGATAGCAGCCTTCGAGGAAGCGAAGATAAACTCCCTGCTCGCTGATCCCGGCATCATCCGCAACCGCCTCAAGGTTCTGGCCACCATTTCCAACGCCCGGGCCTTTCTGGCTGTTCAGGAGGAATTCGGCTCTTTCGACCCCTATATCTGGCAGTTCACGCAGGGCAAAACCCTGGCCAACGCTTGGACCGAAGAAAGCCGGATCCCGGTCCGCAGCGCGGAATCCGACGCCATGAGCAAGGATCTGAAAAGCCGCGGCTTCAAATTTGTGGGCAGCACCATCTGCTACGCCTTCATGCAGGCCGCGGGGATGGTGAACGACCATCTGGTCAGTTGTTACCGCCACCGGGAAGTCCAGCTGATCCACTAA